A DNA window from Aureibaculum sp. 2308TA14-22 contains the following coding sequences:
- a CDS encoding outer membrane protein assembly factor BamD — protein sequence MFRIKQLGLLVVIGLTFTACSEYQKVLNKGTTQDQYKMATQLFEEGKYNKSINLFEKVIPKYGAKPQMERIQFMVGEANYKTKSYELASYYFERFIGNYPSSSKIEEATFLAAHSYYLSSPKASRDQANTHKALTALQNFIDKFPQSDKLEEANKYYDELATRLEKKQFNIAKQYYITQKYQAAIMAFDIFIEDNFGTEFKEEALAYKFLSAYELATNSVITKKEERIENAIASYNRLEKSFPESKRLKDFSSKSEDLNKELEKTKELYAKYTDNGL from the coding sequence ATGTTTAGAATAAAACAACTTGGTTTATTAGTAGTAATTGGCTTGACCTTTACAGCGTGTAGCGAATACCAAAAGGTGTTGAATAAAGGCACAACTCAAGATCAATATAAAATGGCTACTCAGTTATTTGAAGAGGGCAAATACAATAAATCCATTAACTTATTTGAAAAGGTAATTCCTAAATATGGTGCCAAACCACAAATGGAACGTATACAGTTTATGGTTGGTGAAGCAAATTACAAAACTAAAAGTTACGAATTGGCTTCTTATTATTTTGAACGATTTATCGGTAATTATCCTTCGAGTTCAAAAATTGAAGAAGCTACATTTTTAGCAGCACATAGTTATTACTTATCTTCTCCAAAAGCAAGTAGAGATCAAGCAAATACCCATAAAGCGTTAACAGCCCTTCAAAATTTTATTGATAAATTTCCGCAATCGGATAAACTTGAAGAAGCTAATAAATATTATGATGAGTTAGCTACTAGGTTAGAAAAGAAACAATTTAATATTGCTAAACAATACTATATAACACAAAAGTACCAAGCTGCTATTATGGCGTTCGATATTTTTATTGAAGATAATTTTGGTACTGAATTCAAGGAGGAAGCATTGGCATATAAGTTTTTGTCAGCTTATGAATTAGCAACAAATAGTGTTATAACAAAAAAAGAAGAGCGTATTGAAAACGCAATAGCTTCTTATAATAGATTGGAAAAGAGTTTTCCTGAATCTAAACGATTAAAAGATTTTTCTTCTAAATCAGAAGATTTAAATAAAGAATTAGAAAAAACAAAAGAATTATACGCTAAATATACAGACAATGGATTATAA
- a CDS encoding DNA-directed RNA polymerase subunit omega, translating to MDYKNSEAPITTVTYDRSKIEEPTHNIYESISIMAKRANQINEDLKKELIDKLEEFATHNDSLEEVFENKEQIEVSRFYEKLPKPTAIAVEEWLDGDIYYRNPEEETEPKE from the coding sequence ATGGATTATAAAAATTCTGAAGCACCTATTACTACTGTAACTTATGATAGGTCTAAAATTGAAGAACCAACTCATAATATTTATGAGTCTATTTCAATTATGGCGAAAAGAGCAAACCAGATTAATGAAGACCTTAAAAAGGAATTGATTGATAAATTAGAGGAGTTTGCTACACATAATGATAGCTTAGAAGAAGTTTTTGAAAATAAAGAACAAATTGAAGTTTCTCGGTTTTATGAAAAACTACCTAAACCTACTGCAATTGCAGTTGAAGAATGGTTAGATGGCGATATTTATTATAGAAATCCTGAAGAAGAAACTGAACCTAAGGAATAA
- the coaBC gene encoding bifunctional phosphopantothenoylcysteine decarboxylase/phosphopantothenate--cysteine ligase CoaBC, whose translation MSVLSGKKILLGVTAGIAAYKTTYLVRLFIKAGAHVKIIMTPASKDFVTPLTLSTLSKNPVYSTFYDKEEENELWNNHVELALWADYFIIAPATANTLSKMTNGSCDNLLLATYLSAKCKVYFAPAMDLDMYKHSSTKENLQKLESFGNVMIPVESGELASGLEGEGRMAEPENILAFIEKDILSGLPLHNKKVVITAGPTHEAIDPVRFIGNHSSGKMGFELAKEAANLGAEVILISGPSNETVNHSLIQRIDVTNAEEMYNAVHQYYASCDIAILSAAVADFKPSKLASDKIKKKDAELSLKLVPTKDILASLGKAKENQFLVGFALETSNELENAKGKLKRKNLDLIVLNSLNDEGAGFKKATNKITIIDTNDNCQKFDTKSKTEVAKDIFNEILKKYNA comes from the coding sequence ATGTCGGTTTTAAGCGGTAAAAAAATACTGTTGGGGGTAACCGCAGGAATTGCTGCTTACAAAACCACCTATTTGGTTAGACTTTTTATAAAAGCAGGAGCTCATGTTAAGATAATTATGACTCCTGCTTCTAAAGATTTTGTTACTCCGCTTACACTTTCTACACTTTCTAAAAATCCGGTTTATTCTACTTTTTACGATAAAGAAGAGGAAAACGAACTGTGGAACAACCATGTTGAATTAGCCCTTTGGGCAGATTATTTTATAATTGCCCCTGCAACTGCAAATACCTTGTCAAAAATGACAAATGGTAGTTGCGATAATTTGTTATTGGCGACTTATTTATCGGCTAAATGTAAAGTCTATTTTGCTCCAGCAATGGATCTAGACATGTACAAACACTCATCCACCAAAGAAAACTTACAAAAATTAGAGAGTTTTGGTAATGTTATGATTCCCGTTGAAAGTGGCGAGTTGGCAAGTGGCTTAGAAGGTGAAGGTAGGATGGCGGAGCCAGAAAACATCCTTGCGTTTATTGAAAAAGATATACTTTCAGGTTTGCCGTTACACAATAAAAAAGTAGTGATAACAGCTGGTCCTACACATGAAGCTATTGATCCTGTACGATTTATTGGTAACCATTCCTCTGGTAAAATGGGTTTTGAACTGGCTAAGGAAGCTGCAAATTTGGGAGCTGAGGTTATTTTAATTTCTGGACCGTCCAATGAAACCGTAAATCATTCGTTAATACAGAGAATAGATGTTACAAATGCTGAGGAAATGTATAATGCAGTGCATCAATATTATGCATCTTGCGATATAGCAATTTTATCTGCTGCTGTAGCTGATTTTAAACCTAGTAAATTGGCATCGGATAAAATTAAGAAAAAAGATGCTGAATTAAGCCTAAAGTTAGTGCCGACAAAAGATATTTTAGCTTCTTTGGGAAAAGCAAAAGAAAATCAATTTTTGGTTGGTTTTGCCTTAGAGACTTCTAATGAGTTGGAAAATGCAAAAGGGAAGTTAAAACGAAAAAATTTAGATTTAATAGTGTTGAATTCTCTAAACGACGAAGGAGCGGGTTTTAAAAAAGCGACAAATAAAATAACTATTATTGATACTAATGATAACTGTCAAAAGTTTGACACGAAGTCGAAAACAGAAGTGGCTAAAGATATTTTTAATGAAATACTCAAAAAATATAATGCGTAG
- the porD gene encoding type IX secretion system protein PorD: MKYSKNIMRSLLFILVLCSFLKINGQELNALVIVNSEQIQNSNKQLYDNLQASISEYLNNTKWTDKSYKPQERVSCAITLTILEQPSSNEFKGNISIVASRPVYNSTYQTPIFNYRDNNLTFNYTEFQNLIYNENSFESNLVSILTFYVYTVLGIDADTFELNGGEEYHKKAEKVVNLAQQGGFSGWNRIDGNNTRYQLNENLLSPTYKAYRTAMYNYHLNGLDMMNDDKKKAKTNISDAVLTLNTIYNTRPNAFLLRVFMDTKSDEIADIFSGGPRINAVKLKETLLKIYPTYSDKWDKIKI, translated from the coding sequence ATGAAATACTCAAAAAATATAATGCGTAGTTTATTGTTTATTTTAGTTTTATGTTCGTTTTTAAAAATTAACGGGCAAGAATTGAATGCCTTAGTAATTGTAAATTCTGAGCAAATACAAAACAGTAATAAGCAATTGTATGATAATCTTCAGGCTTCAATTTCAGAGTATCTTAATAATACAAAATGGACCGATAAAAGTTATAAACCGCAAGAGCGGGTAAGTTGTGCCATTACGTTGACAATTTTAGAACAGCCATCTTCAAATGAATTTAAGGGTAATATTTCTATTGTAGCTTCAAGACCTGTTTACAACTCTACATATCAAACCCCAATTTTTAATTATAGGGACAATAATTTAACGTTTAATTACACCGAATTTCAAAACTTGATATACAACGAAAATAGTTTTGAATCTAATTTGGTTTCAATTCTTACTTTTTATGTGTATACCGTTTTAGGTATTGATGCGGATACATTTGAACTTAATGGTGGTGAAGAGTATCATAAAAAAGCTGAAAAAGTGGTTAATTTAGCTCAACAAGGTGGTTTTTCTGGTTGGAACAGAATTGATGGTAATAATACTAGATATCAGTTGAATGAAAATTTATTATCGCCTACTTATAAAGCCTACAGAACGGCTATGTACAATTATCATTTAAATGGATTAGATATGATGAACGATGATAAAAAGAAAGCCAAAACCAATATTAGCGATGCCGTTCTCACTTTAAATACCATTTACAATACGCGGCCAAATGCATTTTTATTGCGTGTTTTTATGGATACTAAATCTGATGAAATTGCTGATATATTTTCAGGTGGCCCACGTATAAATGCGGTTAAACTTAAAGAGACTTTACTTAAAATTTATCCCACATATAGTGATAAATGGGATAAGATTAAAATTTAA